Genomic window (Pseudomonas hydrolytica):
CACCGAGCAGGGCGTCCAGACCTCGACCCAGACCTCGTTTCTTCGCAGCCATGCGGTTGTTCCTTAAGCGGTAGCGGTTTTCGCGGCGGCACGCTGACGGCGCACCAGCTCGCCGGCCAAGGCCAGGTAGGCGATGGCACCACGGGATTGTTTGTCGTAGACCAGCGCCGGCATGCCGAAACTCGGCGCCTCGGCCAGGCGCACGTTGCGCGGGATCACGGCGTCGTACAGCTTGTCGCCGAAGTGTTCCTTGAGCTGAGCCGTGACGTCGTTGGTCAGGCTGATGCGCGGGTCGTACATGGTGCGCAGCAGACCTTCGATCTGCAGCTTGGGATTGAGCAGCTGACCGATGCGCTGGATGCTGTTGACCAGATCGGACAGGCCCTCGAGCGCGTAGTACTCGCACTGCATGGGGATGATCACGCCGTCGGCAGCGACCAAGGCGTTGATGGTCAGCATGTTCAGCGACGGCGGGCAGTCGATGAGGATGTAGTCGTAGTTCTCGCGGATCGGCGCCAGGGCATAACGCAGGCGGCTTTCCTTCATCTTCATCTCGAGCAGGGCGACTTCGGCGGCGGTCAGGTCGCGGTTGGCCGGCAGCAGCTGATAGCCGCCGTGCTCGGAGAACTGCATGGCCTGGCTCAGGTCGCATTCG
Coding sequences:
- a CDS encoding ParA family protein, whose product is MAKVFAIANQKGGVGKTTTCINLAASLVATKRRVLLIDLDPQGNATMGSGVDKHGLEHSIYDVLIGECDLSQAMQFSEHGGYQLLPANRDLTAAEVALLEMKMKESRLRYALAPIRENYDYILIDCPPSLNMLTINALVAADGVIIPMQCEYYALEGLSDLVNSIQRIGQLLNPKLQIEGLLRTMYDPRISLTNDVTAQLKEHFGDKLYDAVIPRNVRLAEAPSFGMPALVYDKQSRGAIAYLALAGELVRRQRAAAKTATA